From Dendropsophus ebraccatus isolate aDenEbr1 chromosome 2, aDenEbr1.pat, whole genome shotgun sequence, a single genomic window includes:
- the PAG1 gene encoding phosphoprotein associated with glycosphingolipid-enriched microdomains 1, producing the protein MAPILQRIAGSWELSSEQVLLISYSGVVVVSTLLVITVLIFLCSSCDRGKKKNHQNGDHENLMNAPSDKETHSHSVTSLGTEAPVSSYRNGAVSTGDVSEDSAATCVPTYEDVQSSLPDLCDQDFSGKSMRCPQTRELPQIPPDNSIESASLDEDAPLYNEGPYEVLKDSSSHDNIIEDSLYETVKELKDISSSASAEEKSLTMNMHLANAESKMEVVVEYASVDHNRKSRQSINTQSAASTPTYQDDDVPPPLPKKLLDENENFQGKETEEKKPEPEGGASTDCKRQSCLSYKSREEDPCLTEDDISAMYSRVSRTGQSLRLQEDLSHYSYIQDVEISPTTCNGTYATVRDIDKSPNLIGLPPSMDMVNGGADPEYEAISALSHEEDRTITYSQSCQGVLQHAESDYESIGDLQQNGDYTKL; encoded by the exons ATGGCCCCGATCTTACAGAGAATAGCGGGGAGCTGGGAGCTCAGCAGTGAACAAGTGCTCCTCATATCATAcagtggtgtggtggtggtgtctaCCTTACTGGTTATCACTGTCCTCATCTTCCTCTGCTCCAGCTGTGACAG AGGAAAGAAGAAGAATCATCAGAATGGTGACCATGAAAACCTGATGAATGCG CCTTCTGACAAGGAGACGcacagccattctgtgaccagcCTGGGTACTGAGGCACCAGTCAGCAGTTACCGCAACGGAGCTGTCAGTACTGGGGATG TCTCAGAAGACAGTGCGGCCACCTGTGTCCCCACCTATGAAGACGTGCAGAGCTCTCTCCCTGACCTGTGTGATCAGGACTTCTCGGGGAAGTCTATGAGATGCCCCCAGACCAGGGAGTTGCCCCAGATCCCTCCAGATAACAGCATAGAATCAGCGAGTCTGGATGAAGATGCTCCCCTGTATAATGAGGGGCCGTACGAGGTGCTGAAAGACAGTTCTTCCCATGACAACATCATCGAGGACTCTCTCTATGAGACTGTGAAAGAACTAAAGGACATCAGCTCGTCGGCCAGCGCAGAAGAGAAGAGTCTGACCATGAATATGCATCTCGCAAACGCAGAGAGTAAAATGGAGGTTGTGGTCGAATACGCCTCTGTGGACCATAATAGAAAGAGCAGGCAAAGTATCAACACACAGAGTGCAGCAAGTACCCCCACCTATCAGGATGATGACGTTCCCCCGCCTCTTCCTAAAAAACTATTAGATGAGAACGAGAATTTTCAGGGTAAAGAAACGGAGGAGAAAAAGCCGGAGCCGGAGGGAGGAGCGAGCACAGATTGCAAG aGACAGAGTTGCCTATCCTACAAATCTCGGGAAGAAGACCCCTGCCTGACCGAGgatgat ATTTCTGCCATGTATTCAAGAGTGTCTAGAACCGGTCAATCTCTGAGACTTCAGGAAGACCTCTCCCATTATTCCTACATCCAAGATGTTGAGATCTCGCCAACGACCTGTAATGGAACATATGCAACTGTCAGGGACATCGATAAAAGTCCCAACCTTATTGGCTTGCCACCATCAATGGACATGGTAAATGGTGGAGCTGACCCTGAGTATGAAGCCATTTCAGCATTAAGCCATGAAGAAGACAGGACTATCACTTACTCTCAGTCATGTCAGGGGGTCCTCCAACATGCTGAAAGTGACTATGAAAGCATTGGGGACCTGCAACAAAATGGAGACTACACTAAACtttga